In Saccharolobus solfataricus, a genomic segment contains:
- a CDS encoding 50S ribosomal protein L37e codes for MKGTPSFGKMNKSHTHIRCRRCGRNAYNVSKHYCAACGFGRTKKIRRYSWQNKKVNGVRIR; via the coding sequence GTGAAAGGTACACCGTCCTTTGGAAAGATGAACAAATCTCACACTCACATAAGATGCAGAAGATGTGGCCGGAACGCTTATAATGTAAGTAAGCACTACTGTGCAGCTTGTGGATTTGGAAGGACGAAGAAGATAAGGAGATATAGCTGGCAAAATAAGAAGGTTAATGGGGTCAGAATAAGATAA
- a CDS encoding putative integrase: MKETSRYKYGDIIRERKGRYYVYKLETINGEVKETYVGPLVDVVKTYEKLKENGVWVSPTMGPLGFEPRTSAS, encoded by the coding sequence GTGAAAGAGACGTCGCGTTATAAATATGGCGATATAATAAGGGAAAGAAAAGGTAGGTATTACGTCTATAAATTGGAAACGATAAACGGTGAGGTAAAGGAAACTTACGTTGGTCCTTTAGTTGACGTAGTCAAAACATATGAAAAATTGAAAGAAAATGGAGTGTGGGTATCCCCCACAATGGGCCCGCTGGGATTTGAACCCAGGACCTCTGCCTCGTAA
- a CDS encoding integrase codes for MVYEIMVKIDLDRLDNEQKIRVLKKVVEKYKLSYVAQKLGIGRSTLYRYVVGKIRKVPDDIVSRASSRNRKGR; via the coding sequence TTGGTATATGAGATTATGGTAAAGATTGACTTAGATAGACTCGATAATGAGCAAAAAATTCGGGTACTCAAAAAGGTAGTAGAAAAGTACAAGCTGAGTTATGTTGCACAGAAGTTAGGTATAGGTAGGAGTACTCTATACAGGTATGTTGTGGGTAAAATAAGGAAAGTCCCGGACGACATAGTAAGCAGGGCTTCTTCTAGAAATAGAAAAGGAAGATAA
- a CDS encoding beta-CASP ribonuclease aCPSF1, which yields MNRLASLDRFNRISLIYSELKELGITRIEYEGPTIAVYVKKPALITEKGEVIKKIAKDIKKRIVIKADPSVRKDKKEAVEIIKNLVPAEAEIVDIKFDDDLGEVLIKAKKPGLVIGKGGSLQQRIFAETFWKAEIVREPPIKSRTYDSILEHIYNETEYRAKILKVFGERIHRETIFQDKYVRITALGGFLEVGRSAVLVETPESKVLLDVGLNPSANMFGEKLFPKLDIDQLKMEELDAVVITHAHLDHCGMVPFLFKYGYEGPVYTTVPTRDIMALMQLDSLDVAEKEGKPIPYSAKEVRKELLHTITLDYGEVTDIAPDIRLTFYNAGHILGSGMAHLHIGDGKHNIVYTGDFKYAKTKLLDKANTEFPRVDTLIMETTYGAQDQPNREESELELLEIINKTLNKGGKVLIPVLAVGRGQEIMLIINDFMKKKLIPEVPVYVTGLVDEVTAIHNAYPEWLGREVREEILYKDENPFTSEHFKRIEGYKEDIAKGEPSIILATSGMLNGGPAVEFFKTMAPDPKNAIIFVSYQAEGTLGRKVRDGAKEVQILDRDGRVESIQINMEVEAVEGFSGHSDKRQLLNFLRNIEPKPKNVILNHGEASSIRAFANYIREDRLGYKPNIYTPAILDSLRVA from the coding sequence GTGAATAGGTTGGCATCTCTGGATAGGTTTAACAGAATATCGTTAATATATTCTGAACTAAAGGAATTAGGGATAACCAGAATTGAATATGAAGGACCGACAATAGCTGTGTATGTAAAGAAACCAGCACTGATAACAGAAAAGGGAGAAGTAATAAAGAAAATTGCAAAGGATATTAAAAAGAGAATAGTAATAAAAGCCGACCCTTCAGTAAGGAAAGATAAGAAGGAAGCCGTTGAAATAATAAAGAACCTTGTACCCGCCGAAGCTGAAATTGTAGATATAAAATTTGATGATGACTTAGGTGAGGTATTAATAAAGGCAAAGAAACCAGGATTAGTAATAGGAAAAGGTGGCTCATTACAGCAAAGAATATTTGCTGAAACCTTTTGGAAGGCGGAAATAGTTAGAGAACCACCAATAAAATCTAGAACATATGATAGTATCTTAGAGCATATTTACAATGAGACTGAATATAGAGCTAAAATACTAAAGGTTTTTGGAGAAAGGATACACAGAGAGACGATATTTCAAGATAAGTACGTAAGAATTACGGCATTAGGAGGCTTTCTAGAAGTTGGTCGGTCTGCAGTATTAGTAGAAACTCCAGAAAGCAAAGTATTGCTAGATGTGGGACTTAACCCTAGCGCGAATATGTTTGGAGAGAAATTATTCCCTAAGCTTGACATTGACCAGTTGAAGATGGAGGAATTGGATGCTGTAGTTATCACACATGCACATTTAGATCATTGCGGAATGGTGCCTTTTCTATTTAAGTATGGATATGAAGGGCCAGTATACACTACTGTACCAACTAGGGATATAATGGCATTAATGCAATTAGACTCGCTTGACGTTGCAGAAAAAGAAGGCAAACCCATACCTTACTCCGCAAAAGAGGTAAGAAAGGAGTTATTACACACAATAACGTTAGATTATGGAGAAGTTACTGATATTGCACCTGACATAAGATTAACATTCTACAACGCTGGCCACATATTGGGATCTGGGATGGCTCATTTACACATTGGAGATGGAAAACATAACATAGTCTATACTGGTGACTTCAAATATGCAAAAACTAAACTGCTTGATAAGGCAAACACGGAATTTCCAAGAGTTGACACGTTAATTATGGAAACTACTTATGGTGCACAAGATCAGCCAAATAGAGAGGAATCGGAATTAGAGTTGCTAGAGATTATAAATAAAACACTTAATAAAGGAGGAAAAGTCCTAATTCCAGTACTAGCTGTAGGAAGAGGACAAGAAATTATGCTCATAATAAACGATTTTATGAAAAAGAAGCTAATTCCAGAGGTACCGGTTTACGTAACGGGATTAGTTGATGAAGTTACAGCTATACATAATGCGTATCCAGAGTGGTTAGGAAGAGAAGTGAGAGAAGAAATATTGTATAAAGATGAAAATCCGTTTACCTCAGAACACTTTAAGAGAATTGAAGGATATAAAGAGGATATAGCAAAAGGTGAGCCATCTATAATTTTAGCAACTTCTGGAATGTTAAACGGAGGACCCGCTGTGGAATTCTTCAAGACCATGGCACCAGATCCTAAAAATGCAATAATATTTGTAAGTTATCAAGCAGAAGGTACATTAGGTAGAAAAGTGAGAGACGGCGCAAAAGAAGTACAAATTCTTGATAGGGACGGAAGAGTAGAGTCAATACAAATAAATATGGAAGTCGAGGCAGTTGAAGGGTTTTCTGGACACTCCGATAAAAGACAACTCCTTAACTTCCTTAGAAATATCGAACCTAAGCCCAAAAATGTAATATTAAATCACGGAGAAGCATCTTCAATAAGAGCTTTTGCAAACTATATAAGAGAAGATAGATTAGGGTATAAGCCCAATATATATACACCAGCTATATTGGATAGCCTAAGAGTAGCCTAA
- the speE gene encoding polyamine aminopropyltransferase, with protein MFGWHWLLEWQTPYEFHGHLIEKVLAEEKTPYQHVTLVEFTRFGKGLIIDGKVQSTLYDEHIYHELLVHPLLLSLTKPPKSVLILGGGEGATLREVLKYKSVEKAVMVDIDEKVIEFAKKYLYEWHQGAFEDKRTNLVITDGLKFIKETKEKYDAIILDLTDPIKNSTSYMLYTKEFYEKLREILNERGGIVTQATSPSFSLEVYVTIYNTIKEVFKEASASYTYMASFDGLWGFVYGGVRPDLLSEDEVDSKINERIDGQLRFYDGYSHKISFSLPKNIKSEFQKITKISTEKDPIYVPA; from the coding sequence ATGTTTGGTTGGCATTGGCTCCTAGAATGGCAAACGCCATATGAGTTTCACGGTCACCTAATAGAAAAAGTATTAGCTGAAGAGAAGACTCCATATCAGCATGTTACATTAGTTGAATTCACTAGGTTTGGAAAAGGGCTTATCATAGATGGAAAAGTGCAATCAACACTATATGATGAGCATATTTATCATGAATTATTAGTTCATCCATTATTACTATCATTAACAAAACCTCCTAAGAGTGTGTTAATTTTAGGCGGTGGAGAAGGAGCAACGCTTAGAGAAGTTCTTAAGTATAAGTCTGTAGAAAAAGCAGTAATGGTTGATATAGACGAGAAGGTTATAGAGTTTGCTAAGAAGTATCTATATGAGTGGCATCAGGGAGCTTTTGAGGATAAGAGGACTAACCTAGTAATTACTGATGGTTTAAAGTTTATAAAAGAAACAAAGGAGAAATATGATGCAATAATTCTAGACCTAACAGATCCAATCAAGAATTCTACATCATATATGCTTTATACTAAGGAGTTCTATGAGAAATTAAGAGAAATATTGAATGAGAGAGGAGGCATAGTAACACAAGCCACATCTCCATCATTTTCTCTAGAAGTATATGTGACGATTTATAACACTATAAAGGAGGTATTTAAGGAAGCATCAGCTTCATACACCTATATGGCATCCTTTGATGGATTATGGGGATTCGTCTATGGAGGAGTAAGGCCAGACCTACTTTCGGAGGATGAAGTAGATTCCAAAATAAACGAACGTATTGATGGACAGCTAAGATTCTATGACGGCTATTCTCATAAGATTTCGTTTAGTTTGCCTAAGAATATAAAAAGTGAATTCCAGAAGATAACTAAAATATCCACAGAAAAAGATCCGATTTACGTTCCTGCTTAA
- a CDS encoding acryloyl-coenzyme A reductase, with translation MKAVVVPGKQKGYRIEEVSDPIPGKDEVVIRVNRAALCYRDLLQLQGFYPRMKYPVILGHEVVGTIEQIGENAKGFKEGDKVISLLYAPDGTCHYCQMGEEAYCHSRVGYSEELDGFFAEKAKVKVTSIVKVGTNVPDEGAVLVPCVTGMVYRSLRRAKLQKGETVLVTGASGGVGIHAIQVAKALGAKVIGVTTSEEKAAFIRKFADHVIVGSKFSEEAKKIGDVNVVIDTVGTPTIDESLKSLWMGGRLVQIGNVDPTQIYQLRLGYVILKDIAIIGHASATKRDAEETLKLTGEGKINPVIAATVGLDEIDKGYEILKDKHKIGKVLVKP, from the coding sequence ATGAAAGCTGTAGTAGTTCCGGGCAAGCAAAAAGGGTATAGAATAGAAGAAGTTTCGGATCCGATTCCAGGAAAAGATGAAGTTGTAATTAGAGTAAATAGAGCGGCACTCTGCTATAGAGATCTATTGCAACTGCAAGGTTTCTATCCCAGAATGAAATATCCAGTAATTTTAGGACATGAAGTAGTTGGTACGATAGAACAAATTGGAGAAAACGCCAAAGGCTTTAAAGAAGGTGATAAGGTTATTTCACTTCTTTATGCACCTGATGGAACTTGTCATTATTGTCAAATGGGTGAGGAAGCATATTGTCACTCTAGGGTAGGTTATTCAGAGGAATTAGACGGCTTCTTTGCTGAAAAAGCAAAAGTAAAAGTTACAAGCATAGTAAAAGTTGGCACTAACGTTCCAGACGAGGGAGCAGTTTTAGTACCTTGTGTAACTGGAATGGTCTATAGAAGTTTGAGAAGGGCAAAGTTGCAAAAGGGGGAAACAGTTTTAGTTACGGGGGCTAGCGGTGGTGTTGGTATTCATGCCATACAAGTAGCTAAAGCACTTGGCGCGAAAGTGATAGGAGTAACTACATCAGAGGAAAAAGCAGCTTTCATAAGGAAATTCGCTGATCATGTAATAGTAGGTAGTAAATTCTCAGAAGAGGCAAAGAAGATAGGTGATGTAAATGTGGTTATCGATACAGTAGGTACACCAACCATAGATGAAAGTCTGAAAAGTTTGTGGATGGGAGGTAGACTGGTACAAATAGGTAACGTAGATCCAACTCAAATATATCAACTAAGGTTAGGCTACGTCATATTGAAAGATATAGCGATAATAGGTCATGCCTCTGCAACTAAGAGGGATGCAGAAGAAACTCTCAAGTTAACTGGAGAAGGGAAAATAAATCCCGTAATAGCAGCAACAGTAGGGTTAGATGAGATAGATAAGGGATATGAAATACTAAAGGATAAGCATAAGATTGGGAAGGTACTAGTAAAGCCTTAA
- a CDS encoding NAD(P)-dependent glycerol-1-phosphate dehydrogenase, translating to MNVKEHVISLPRRVFVGHDIVYDISIYFSQLGVTPPFLIVTGTKYTKKIADKVIENLPKDAKYEVVEIDSATLDDVYMVEEVIKRISPSLLLGIGGGKVIDVTKYAAFRNSLEFVSIPTSPSHDGITSPFASIKGLQKPVSVKAKEPLAIIADIEILSLSPRRLINAGIGDTIGKIIAVRDWKLAAKLRGEYYGDYTASLALMSAKHAFQCTKIINKDIKYGVRMLMEALISSGVAMGMAGSTRPASGSEHLFAHAVELIHPEGILHGELVGLGTIIMAYLHGINWKIIRNRLKKIGFPVKAKDLGLSDEEVIKALTIAHTIRPERYTILGDRGLTWSSAEKIARVTKIID from the coding sequence GTGAATGTAAAAGAACACGTGATTAGTCTACCGAGAAGGGTTTTCGTAGGACATGATATAGTATATGACATTTCTATCTACTTCTCACAACTAGGTGTAACTCCTCCATTTCTAATAGTGACTGGAACAAAATATACTAAAAAAATAGCGGATAAAGTCATAGAAAATCTCCCAAAAGATGCTAAATATGAGGTAGTCGAAATAGATAGTGCTACTTTAGACGATGTATATATGGTAGAGGAAGTTATCAAGAGGATTAGTCCTAGTTTACTGCTAGGTATAGGTGGGGGTAAAGTTATAGATGTCACGAAATATGCTGCATTTAGAAATAGCTTAGAATTCGTTAGTATACCTACTTCTCCATCACATGATGGAATTACATCGCCATTTGCTTCCATAAAGGGGTTACAGAAGCCAGTTTCAGTAAAGGCAAAAGAACCATTAGCAATTATTGCGGACATAGAAATTCTAAGCCTCTCCCCAAGAAGATTAATCAATGCAGGAATAGGTGATACAATAGGGAAGATAATAGCAGTGAGAGATTGGAAGTTAGCGGCTAAGTTAAGAGGAGAATATTATGGTGATTACACAGCGTCTTTAGCATTAATGTCTGCTAAACACGCGTTTCAATGCACTAAGATTATTAATAAGGACATAAAATACGGGGTAAGAATGTTAATGGAAGCGTTAATAAGTAGCGGAGTAGCCATGGGAATGGCTGGAAGCACCAGACCAGCAAGTGGTTCTGAACATCTATTTGCCCATGCAGTTGAGTTAATACATCCAGAGGGAATTTTGCATGGTGAACTAGTTGGTTTAGGAACAATTATTATGGCTTACTTGCATGGTATAAATTGGAAAATAATAAGAAATAGACTTAAAAAAATAGGATTCCCAGTGAAAGCGAAAGACTTAGGTCTTTCTGATGAGGAAGTGATAAAGGCCTTAACAATAGCCCATACAATAAGACCAGAGAGGTACACAATTTTAGGGGATAGGGGTCTAACTTGGAGTTCTGCAGAAAAAATAGCAAGAGTAACAAAAATTATAGATTAA
- a CDS encoding LSM domain-containing protein: MAETAHKVLAESLNNLVLVKLKGNKEVRGMLRSYDQHMNLVLSDSEEIQSDGSGKKLGTIVIRGDNVILISPLQTS; this comes from the coding sequence TTGGCAGAAACAGCGCATAAGGTGTTAGCAGAGTCATTAAACAACTTAGTATTAGTCAAACTAAAGGGAAATAAGGAAGTAAGAGGTATGTTAAGGAGCTATGATCAACATATGAATTTAGTCCTATCAGACTCAGAAGAGATACAAAGTGATGGTAGTGGTAAAAAATTAGGGACTATAGTAATAAGAGGAGATAATGTAATTTTAATTTCTCCTCTACAAACTTCTTAG
- a CDS encoding FKBP-type peptidyl-prolyl cis-trans isomerase yields MFKNNDFIYIEYTAKIKDTGEIVDTTNEEEAKKANIYDETRNYGPRLVILGENRLIKGLEEALYNFNLNEEKTIEIPPEKAYGERDNSKIKIVPLGELRRQGITAVPNRVLRLSDGSLAVIRSVSGGRVVLDLNHPLAGRTLVYNVKVVKVLNNAKDKIMALIERRFSSKYANGFNVELDDGKKSVRITIPKDLYLVEDLQINVYSLAYEIVNYVLADYTVEVLQQYNKSTFSSS; encoded by the coding sequence ATGTTTAAGAATAACGACTTTATTTATATAGAATATACTGCAAAAATCAAGGATACTGGAGAAATTGTTGATACAACTAATGAAGAGGAGGCAAAAAAGGCTAATATCTACGACGAGACTAGAAACTATGGTCCTAGGCTTGTGATTTTAGGTGAAAATAGATTAATTAAGGGATTAGAAGAGGCTTTATATAATTTTAATTTAAACGAAGAGAAAACAATAGAAATCCCGCCGGAGAAGGCATATGGAGAGAGAGATAACAGCAAAATTAAGATTGTACCTCTGGGGGAACTAAGAAGGCAAGGTATAACAGCAGTTCCAAACAGAGTGTTAAGATTAAGCGATGGTAGTCTTGCAGTAATAAGGAGCGTAAGTGGAGGTAGGGTGGTCTTAGATCTAAATCACCCGCTGGCCGGAAGAACTTTAGTTTACAATGTTAAGGTCGTTAAGGTTCTTAATAACGCTAAGGATAAGATTATGGCTTTGATAGAGCGTAGGTTTTCCTCAAAATACGCAAATGGTTTTAACGTTGAGTTAGATGATGGAAAGAAGAGTGTTAGAATTACTATACCAAAGGATCTTTACTTAGTAGAGGACTTACAGATTAATGTTTACTCTTTAGCTTATGAGATAGTAAACTATGTTCTTGCAGATTATACTGTTGAGGTTTTACAGCAATATAATAAAAGTACTTTCTCTTCCTCTTAA